In the Tissierellales bacterium genome, CCTAATACTCCTATAAGTTTTATATCTCCTCCACCTATACCACCTTTAGATAAAATTGCTATAAGTAAAAAAACTCCTCCCGAAATAATAAGTCCTAATATACTGTTAAAAATTTTAGGCCATGTACTATATAATAGATGTTGAAAAATTTTGTATAGAATAGCTGTAATAAATAAAAGAACATTAATGGAATTTGGAATAACCTGAAAATTTATATCTATGAAACTAATAACTATTAAAATACTAAATATAATGCTGTAAAATATAAAATCTAGACCTAAATTAAACCTATAATAAAGTATTAAATATAATAGACCATTTAAAAATTCAACAAAAGGATACTGAGGAGAAATAGATTCTCCACAGTATCTACACTTTCCTTTTTGAAACAAAAAGCTAAATATAGGCACAAGCTCATAGCATTTTAACAACTTATTAC is a window encoding:
- a CDS encoding prepilin peptidase translates to MPILIFILGTALGSFLNVCIYRMPRKKSIIFPPSRCTRCNKLLKCYELVPIFSFLFQKGKCRYCGESISPQYPFVEFLNGLLYLILYYRFNLGLDFIFYSIIFSILIVISFIDINFQVIPNSINVLLFITAILYKIFQHLLYSTWPKIFNSILGLIISGGVFLLIAILSKGGIGGGDIKLIGVLGFILGFKMSILNMVLSFLLGAIISVFLLLLNIKEIRDQIPFGPFICLSFIVTVLWGNKIIYWYLFIIWGE